The nucleotide sequence GGACCAGCTGGAGGAGGGCGGCCCGGAGGACCCGGGCTACGCCGACGAGCTGCCGCCCGAGGCCACCGGTGACGCCGACGACCTCGGGTACGCCGACGTCACCGCGGGCGACGCCGACGTCCCCGGTGGTGCCGACGTCCCCGGTGGTGCCGAGGTCCCCGGCGGAGACGGTGGCGCCGGGGGTCGGCCGGGGGAGCCGGATGCCGGACGCGGCAACGGCCCGCACGGCAACGGTTCCCGGGACGCCGATTCCCGTGACGAGAGCTCCCGCGACGACGAGCCGCCCACCCCGCCCGCCGGTGGGCCCCGGGTCTGAACAGCCCCGGCGGCCCACGACCAGCCGCCCCGCGGTCCGCAGCGAGCCGCCTCAGCCGGTCACGACCAGCGGCCCCGGCCGGGCTGCCGCGAGCTGCCTCAGCCGGTCACGACCAGCGGCCCCGGCCGGGCTGCAGCCGGCCGCGCCGGCCGGCTACAGCCAGCCGTTGCGGCGGAGGTTGCGGTGCAGCAGCGTGCAGATCGTCGCGATGATCAGCAGCACCATCGGGTAGCCGAAGCTCCAGTGCAGCTCGGGCATGTAGTCGAAGTTCATCCCGTAGACACCGGCGATCATCGTGGGCACCGAGATCAGGCCGGCGTAGGCGGTGATCTTCCGCATGTCGTTGTTCTGCCGCATGCTGATCTTGGCGAGCACGGCGTCGACCAGCGTGGTCAGCAGCTCGTTGAACCCGGCGACCTGCTCGGCGACACCGCCGAGGTGGTCGTCGACGTCGCGGAAGTAGGACCGCACGTCGTGCGGTACCAGCGCGCTGTAGCCCTCGGAGAGCTTGCGCATCGGCCCGACCAGCGGCATCACGCAGCGCCGCAGGTCGAGGATCTCCCGCTTCATGACGTAGATCTGCTCCGGGTTCATCGTCGAGCCCGGCGAGAACACCTCGGCCTCGACCGCGTCCAGGTCGGTCTCGATCTGCCGGACGACGTCGATGTAGGAGTCCACGACGTGATCGGCGATGGCGTGCAGCACCGCGGCCGGGCCGAGCCGCAGCTGCTCGGGATCGTCCTCGAGGCGTCGTCGTACCTCGCGCAGTCCGGTGTGCCTGCCGTGCCGGACCGTCACCACGAAGTCCCGGCCCAGGAACGCCATCACCTCACCGGTCTCGACGATCTCGTTCGCCGTCGTCGGGTCGGCGTTCCCGACGTGCCGGACCGTCTTGAGCACCATGAACAGGGTCTCGTCGTAGCGCTCGAGCTTGGGCCGGTTGTGCGCGTGCACGGCGTCCTCGACGGCCAGCTCGTGCAGTCCGTAGGTCTGCGCGACACCGGAGATCTGCTCGGCGTCCGGCTCGTGCAGGCCGATCCACACGAAGCCGGTGCCGCGCTCGCGGACCTCGGCGATCGCCTCGTCGTGCGTCCATCGGCCGGGCAGCCGCTCCCCGTCGTCGTACACCGCACAGTCCACGACGTAGGCCGACAGCGGGACCCGCAGCCGGGCCGGGCGCTGCGCCTCGGCACGGGCGGCGGCCCGGTCGGCACGCCGGTTCCGGCCTGCCGCGGACCGGATCGACGGACGGAGCTGGGAGAGCGATGGCATCACGGGACCTCCGGGGCGGGCGAGGCCGGCTCGGTCGGCGAGCACGACTGCCGGGGACGTGCGACCACCGCGGCGGTCGCCGGACACGCGACACGCCTCCCGCCGGGATCAGCCGGGGTACACCGTCCGGGTGACGGGCAGCGGGAGGCGGCACGTACTGCTCACCGGTGCCTGGGGTTCGGACGACTGCTCAGGCGACACCGCTCTCACCTCCCCGTTCCTGTTCCCGCTCCGACTGTTGCTCTGTGCATCGCTCACCGTGCGCCGAACGTGTCGGGAATGTGAGATGCCCGACCTCGCGCGTGTGAGTTGGACCGCCGCTGCCGTTGCGGGCCGCCGGATAGATTACCCCTGCAACGGATCCAGAGTGTGATGGGAGCGTGAACGGTGCAGTTCGGGCGCTACTACGAGGAGTTCGAGGTCGGTGCGGTCTACAAGCACTGGCCCGGCAAGACGGTCACCGAGTACGACGACCACCTGTTCTGTCTCCTCACGATGAACCACCATCCGCTGCACATGGATGCGCACTACGCCGAGGAGACCACCGACTTCGGCAAGAACGTGGTGGTCGGCAACTACATCTACTCGTTGCTGCTGGGCATGTCGGTGCCCGACGTCTCCGGCAAGGCGATCGCCAACCTCGAGGTCGAGTCGCTCAAGCACACCAAGCCGACCTTCCACGGCGACACCATCTACGGCGAGACCGAGGTCCTGGACAAGACGCCGTCGAAGTCGAAGGACGACCGCGGCGTCGTCCACGTCGAGACCCGCGGCTACAAGCAGGACGGCACCGTCGTCTGCACCTTCCGGCGCAAGGTCATGGTGCCGAAGGTGTCCTACGGCGACGCCCGCGGCGGGGAGCAGCCCGGCCGCCCGACACCGCAGGTCTGAACCCGGCCGGCCGGACCGAGCCCGGGGGAGCGCTGTCTCAGACCCGGGGCAGTGCGTCCCACTCGCGCAGGAGTTCGGTGAGCCCGTCCACCACCGGCAGTTCGGCGTACCCGGCGAGATCGACGAACCGGGCGTCGGCGGCGTCGTCGCCCGCCCGCGGGTGGACGGCGGAGCCGGGGGCGAGGTCGCAGCGGTAGTCCGCGATCCGGTACGGCCCGCGCACGACGACGCCGGCGAGCTCTCCGGGGCGGACCGTCAGACCGGTCTCCTCGGCGAGCTCCCGGACGACGGCGGTCGGCTCGTCCTCGCCGGGTTCGACGCGCCCGCCGGGAACCGACCACAGACCCCGTCCGGGCTCGTTCGCCCTGCGTACCAGGAGCAATCGTCCGTTCGGGTCGTGCACGATTCCACCCACGCAGGCGATGTGTCGGCTACTGTCGGTCATCCGGAATGACGGTACGCTGCTCGGGTGTCGGTACCCCTGCCTCGACGGGCTCGGGTACCAATGTCGGGGTTGTCCCAACGGGCCGGAACGGGTGACGGGAAACGTGCGCAAGATTCTCATCTTGGTCGCTGTGGCGCTGGGTATCTTCCTGGTCGTGACCGCGCCGCAGGCGGCGGCGAACTCGGTGACCAATATCGGCAACATCCTCTATGACGCCGCCCAGTCGGTTTCGACGTTCGTCACGTCGCTGCTCTGAGCCGTGCTCGCGCCCCGGGAGATCGACGAGTACCTGCTCCCCACGGAGCGGCGGGTCATCCGTGTGCGCCAGCACTGGGCGGTCATGGCGAGGCACATGACGCAGACGACGGTGTTCATCGCCGTCGTGGTCGGCATCGAACTGCTGATGAACCGCGCCGGGAACAGCGCGGCGGTCGAGGTCGTCGTCGACAACCTGACGTTCTACCTGGTGCTGGTGGCGGTGCTGCGGTTCACCGCGTTGACGATCTTGTGGTGGATCGAACGGATCGTCATCACCGACAAGCGGGTGATGATCGCCCAGGGGATCATCGTGCACAACGTGGGGATGATGCCGCTGGGCAAGGTCACCGACCTGACCTTCCAGCGCACGCTGTCCGGGCGGATGCTCGGCTACGGGACGATGGTCGTCGAGTCGGCCGGTCAGATCCAGGCACTGAACCGGATCGACTACATGCCCCGCCCCGAGGAGATCTACGAGGCGCTCTCCGAGCTGGTGTTCGGCGAGAAGGGCAAGACCCGCGCCACCGGGATGCTGGCCAAGCCGCGCTGGCGGCGCTGAGCCCGGCCGCCGGTTAGGGTCGTGCCGTGGCCCGGCCCGTGATCGACCTGCACGCCCACTCCACCGCGTCCGACGGGACGGACAGCCCCGCAGGGCTGGTCCGTGCGGCCGGTGCCGCGGGACTCGACGTCGTCGCGATCACCGATCACGACACCACCAGCGGGTGGGACGAGGCGGTCGCGGCGCTGCCCCCCGGGCTGACCCTGGTGCGGGGCGCCGAGTTCTCCTGTCTGAGCCGCACCGGCCGGGACGGCGAGCCGCGCTGCTCGGTGCACCTGCTCGGATACCTGTTCGACCCGCAGCACCCGGCGATCGTCGCCGAGCAGGAGCGGCTGCGCGCGGAGCGGGTGCAGCGGCTGCACACGATGATCGGCCGGATGGCGGCCGACGGGTACCCGGTCGACGTCGACGGCGTGTTCGCGCACCTGCCGGAGGGCGCCAGCGCGGGACGTCCGCATCTGGCCCGCGCGCTGGTCGCGGCCGGCGTGGTCGGCTCGGTCAGCGAGGCGTTCGCCGAGCTGCTGCACAACGACAGCCCCTACTACGTCCCGCGGGCCGACACGCTCGTCGAGACCGCGGTCGAGATGATCACCGCGGCCGGCGGGATCGCGGTGTTCGCGCATCCGCTCGCCCGGGTGCGCGGGACCGTCGTCGAACCGTCGGTGCTGGCCGACCTGGCGGCCGGCGGCCTCGGCGGGGTCGAGGTGGACCACCCCAATCACGAGCCGGACGACCGCGCGCTGCTGCGTGCACTCGCCGCCGAGCACGCTCTGCTCGTCACCGGCTCCAGCGACTACCACGGGACCAACAAGCCGACCCCGCTCGCCGAGGAGACCACCGATCCCGAGGTGTACGCCGCGATCGTCGACCGGGCGACCGGCGTGCAGGTCGTCCGGGGTTGATCAGCACGGCGCCGGTCGGGCCTGCTCCCGGTCGCTGTACCGTTGCCTGATGGCCCCTCCCGCCACCGGGCCCGCTGACGGCCAGCTCGGCCTGGACCTGCTGGATCCCGACTTCGGGGCGACCGCGCTGCACCGGGTGACCCCGGCCCGTCTCGACACCTGGGACGCGTGCCCGCGGCGCTACCGGATGCTGCACGTGGACCGGCCGGCGCCGTCCCGCGGCGGGGCGTTCGCGCACACCACGCTCGGCGCGGTCGTGCACCTCGCGCTGCGCTCGCTGGCGATGCTGCCCGCGCACCGGCGTACCCCGGCCGAGGCCGCCGCGCTGATCGGGAGGCACTGGTCCGACGAGGGGTTCCGGGACAGCGGGCAGGCCGCGCGCCACCGGGACCGGGCCGCCGACTGGCTGGCCGCGGCCGCCGATGGCCCGGCGGGTACGACCGAGCCGGTCGCCGTCGAACGCCGGGTGAGCGCCCCGGTCGGGTCGCTGCTGGTGGAGGGTCGGATCGACCGGCTCGACGCGGACACCGACGGCGGGCTGCGGGTGGTGGACTTCAAGACCGGTCGCCGGGTCCCGCGCGACACCGATGCCCGCGACTCCCGCCAGCTCGCGCTCTACGCCGTCGCCGCCGGGGAGGTCTTCCGCAGGCGGTGCAGGCAGGTCGAGCTGCACCACGTCCCGACCGGCACGGTCGCCGCCTGGGAGCACGACGACAGCTCCCT is from Pseudonocardia autotrophica and encodes:
- the corA gene encoding magnesium/cobalt transporter CorA; this encodes MPSLSQLRPSIRSAAGRNRRADRAAARAEAQRPARLRVPLSAYVVDCAVYDDGERLPGRWTHDEAIAEVRERGTGFVWIGLHEPDAEQISGVAQTYGLHELAVEDAVHAHNRPKLERYDETLFMVLKTVRHVGNADPTTANEIVETGEVMAFLGRDFVVTVRHGRHTGLREVRRRLEDDPEQLRLGPAAVLHAIADHVVDSYIDVVRQIETDLDAVEAEVFSPGSTMNPEQIYVMKREILDLRRCVMPLVGPMRKLSEGYSALVPHDVRSYFRDVDDHLGGVAEQVAGFNELLTTLVDAVLAKISMRQNNDMRKITAYAGLISVPTMIAGVYGMNFDYMPELHWSFGYPMVLLIIATICTLLHRNLRRNGWL
- a CDS encoding MaoC family dehydratase; translated protein: MQFGRYYEEFEVGAVYKHWPGKTVTEYDDHLFCLLTMNHHPLHMDAHYAEETTDFGKNVVVGNYIYSLLLGMSVPDVSGKAIANLEVESLKHTKPTFHGDTIYGETEVLDKTPSKSKDDRGVVHVETRGYKQDGTVVCTFRRKVMVPKVSYGDARGGEQPGRPTPQV
- a CDS encoding NUDIX hydrolase — protein: MTDSSRHIACVGGIVHDPNGRLLLVRRANEPGRGLWSVPGGRVEPGEDEPTAVVRELAEETGLTVRPGELAGVVVRGPYRIADYRCDLAPGSAVHPRAGDDAADARFVDLAGYAELPVVDGLTELLREWDALPRV
- a CDS encoding PH domain-containing protein, whose amino-acid sequence is MLAPREIDEYLLPTERRVIRVRQHWAVMARHMTQTTVFIAVVVGIELLMNRAGNSAAVEVVVDNLTFYLVLVAVLRFTALTILWWIERIVITDKRVMIAQGIIVHNVGMMPLGKVTDLTFQRTLSGRMLGYGTMVVESAGQIQALNRIDYMPRPEEIYEALSELVFGEKGKTRATGMLAKPRWRR
- a CDS encoding PHP domain-containing protein; its protein translation is MARPVIDLHAHSTASDGTDSPAGLVRAAGAAGLDVVAITDHDTTSGWDEAVAALPPGLTLVRGAEFSCLSRTGRDGEPRCSVHLLGYLFDPQHPAIVAEQERLRAERVQRLHTMIGRMAADGYPVDVDGVFAHLPEGASAGRPHLARALVAAGVVGSVSEAFAELLHNDSPYYVPRADTLVETAVEMITAAGGIAVFAHPLARVRGTVVEPSVLADLAAGGLGGVEVDHPNHEPDDRALLRALAAEHALLVTGSSDYHGTNKPTPLAEETTDPEVYAAIVDRATGVQVVRG
- a CDS encoding RecB family exonuclease; this translates as MAPPATGPADGQLGLDLLDPDFGATALHRVTPARLDTWDACPRRYRMLHVDRPAPSRGGAFAHTTLGAVVHLALRSLAMLPAHRRTPAEAAALIGRHWSDEGFRDSGQAARHRDRAADWLAAAADGPAGTTEPVAVERRVSAPVGSLLVEGRIDRLDADTDGGLRVVDFKTGRRVPRDTDARDSRQLALYAVAAGEVFRRRCRQVELHHVPTGTVAAWEHDDSSLAAHVSAAEATATRAADAVAALSAGAAADEAFPPSTGEQCGTCPVRRHCADGRAAAPEPRPWDLLAP